In Aythya fuligula isolate bAytFul2 chromosome 19, bAytFul2.pri, whole genome shotgun sequence, one genomic interval encodes:
- the FAM166A gene encoding protein FAM166A yields the protein MTAPRESSLFPPDPHYIPGYEGFVPQYNYQFGETYGKTTYRLLTDPHVRKSPRSVLAPLCKQRFIEDFSGTQGGLQPYLPRHPGYFPYERAGAMTNFPEPIFGPKPPPPGPAEEQLLLTHTDPMPSHDPGERARSVQREYGYPLVVVRCPAVPWRPSEGQEWRLPELTTSRGLVTSPAGLRQPVKIEGVTLPGVTEAAGVERNDQLPKLDVPNVIQQKVISGYTGYIPRFTWITGVNYLQGVKDAMAEFDRHQFLQRYPAHSFGKRFPQTYWPNNRIYTSAGLIPAYTGFVPHLRHTYALTFGNSTRKAYRKEQRRRACAL from the exons ATGACGGCCCCCAGGGAGAGCAGCCTCTTCCCTCCCGATCCTCACTATATCCCCGG CTATGAGGGCTTCGTCCCTCAGTACAACTATCAGTTTGGAGAAACCTATGGCAAAACTACTTACCGTCTGCTGACGGACCCCCACGTTCGGAAGAGCCCTCGCTCCGTGCTGGCGCCGCTGTGCAAGCAAAGATTCATCGAGGACTTCAGCGGGACGCAGGGCGGCCTCCAGCCCTACCTCCCCAGGCACCCAG GGTACTTTCCCTATGAGAGAGCTGGGGCCATGACGAACTTTCCCGAACCGATTTTTGGACCAAAGCCTCCCCCGCCAGGGCCGGcggaggagcagctgctgctgacgCACACGGACCCCATGCCCTCTCACGACCCCGGCGAGCGTGCCCGAAGCGTGCAGCGGGAATACGGGTACCCGTTGGTGGTGGTACGCTGTCCTGCCGTGCCGTGGAGGCCATCAGAGGGGCAGGAGTGGCGATTACCTGAGCTGACCACATCTCGTGGGCTTGTCACCTCGCCAGCAGGACTCAGGCAG cCTGTAAAAATCGAAGGTGTGACTCTGCCAGGAGTGACTGAAGCTGCGGGTGTAGAGAGAAATGATCAGCTACCAAAGCTGGATGTACCGAACGTGATCCAGCAGAAAGTCATCTCAG GGTACACCGGATACATACCCCGCTTCACCTGGATTACTGGTGTTAACTACTTGCAGGGCGTGAAGGACGCCATGGCTGAATTTGACAGACATCAG ttcctgcagcgATACCCGGCTCACAGCTTCGGCAAGAGATTTCCCCAAACTTACTGGCCTAACAACAGAATTTACACCAGTGCTGGACTGATACCTGCCTACACGGGCTTCGTACCAC